One genomic window of Candidatus Nitrosopumilus sediminis includes the following:
- a CDS encoding amidohydrolase family protein: protein MIIDCHVHVNQYELTKHVPLLEDRLEMLQTEMTSNNVDYAIILSSYKENSERPSTKQIIDAIKKYDNLGIAAGFTIDNHTDDDLKIYREWIKEGKIKAMKIYSGYEHYYPYDKQYQKVYDTCIEFDIPVMFHTGDTYSEKGKLRYSRPLNLDDVAVDNPELKIVMCHLGNPWIQDAQEVIYKNKNVYADVSGLVIGSFDHFFEKMMRDKVAELINYAGEPRYLLYGTDWPISNMDSYLNFVAKLNIKKEFRDNLMYKNAKKLFKIS from the coding sequence ATGATAATTGATTGCCATGTACATGTAAATCAATATGAACTGACTAAACATGTTCCTTTACTTGAAGATAGATTAGAAATGCTTCAAACTGAGATGACAAGCAACAATGTAGATTATGCAATAATATTATCCTCTTACAAAGAAAATTCAGAAAGGCCATCAACTAAGCAGATCATTGATGCTATCAAAAAATATGATAATCTTGGAATTGCAGCAGGATTTACAATAGATAATCACACCGATGATGATCTTAAAATCTATCGGGAGTGGATCAAAGAAGGTAAAATTAAAGCTATGAAAATTTATTCAGGCTATGAACACTATTATCCTTATGATAAACAATATCAGAAGGTCTATGATACATGTATTGAATTTGATATTCCTGTAATGTTTCATACTGGAGATACATATTCTGAAAAAGGAAAGCTACGATATTCCAGGCCACTTAATCTTGATGATGTTGCAGTAGATAATCCTGAATTAAAAATTGTAATGTGTCATTTAGGAAATCCTTGGATTCAAGATGCACAAGAAGTAATCTACAAAAATAAAAATGTCTATGCTGATGTTTCTGGGCTTGTTATAGGCTCATTTGATCACTTTTTTGAAAAGATGATGAGAGACAAAGTTGCAGAATTGATCAATTATGCAGGTGAACCTAGGTATTTGCTTTATGGCACAGATTGGCCAATTAGCAATATGGATTCATATCTCAATTTTGTAGCTAAACTAAATATCAAAAAAGAATTCAGAGATAATTTGATGTATAAAAATGCAAAAAAATTGTTTAAGATTTCATAA
- a CDS encoding GNAT family N-acetyltransferase encodes MTSNDIPKIVELQKLAFPTMAAEGVYWKPEQLEAHLKVFPQGQFVAEYHEKIVGSCSSLIIKLKSEYENHTWKDACGDSFFKNHNPKGDTLYGADVSSHPDYRRLGIATKLYDARKKLAIELNLRRIIAGARLSNYCEYANELTPLEYVAKVKRHEIKEPVLSFQIRNDFKFIKILPNYMKDPRSLNNATFIEWKNPYFVEK; translated from the coding sequence ATGACATCAAATGATATTCCAAAAATTGTGGAATTACAAAAACTTGCATTTCCAACTATGGCTGCAGAAGGTGTTTATTGGAAACCTGAACAATTGGAGGCTCACTTGAAAGTTTTTCCTCAAGGTCAGTTTGTTGCAGAATATCATGAAAAAATTGTTGGCTCTTGTAGCAGTTTGATAATAAAACTAAAGTCAGAATATGAAAATCATACATGGAAAGATGCATGTGGAGATAGTTTTTTTAAAAACCACAACCCAAAAGGAGATACACTATACGGTGCAGATGTATCATCACATCCTGACTATAGAAGATTAGGAATTGCCACAAAATTATATGATGCAAGAAAAAAATTGGCAATTGAGCTTAATCTACGAAGAATAATTGCTGGTGCAAGATTATCTAATTATTGTGAATATGCAAATGAATTAACCCCTTTAGAATATGTTGCAAAAGTAAAACGACATGAAATTAAGGAACCTGTATTGTCGTTTCAGATACGAAATGATTTTAAATTTATTAAAATCCTTCCTAACTATATGAAAGACCCTCGTTCATTGAACAATGCAACTTTTATTGAATGGAAAAATCCTTACTTCGTTGAGAAATAA
- a CDS encoding DUF6659 family protein: MSSITAENIKKLDIACKELSNEDKIRHVGVINNLGKLIAGGFKAGTSPLIDTDKIAMTYMQMQLDFKMRQELDEVLGPIDYIASRRTKQLIISVPIGDNLVLISAEPDADDKKIIKKAEELFDDISISEVNLKNKKLFCKY, encoded by the coding sequence ATGTCAAGCATTACTGCTGAGAATATTAAAAAATTAGATATTGCATGTAAGGAATTATCCAACGAAGATAAAATTAGACATGTGGGAGTAATCAATAATCTTGGTAAGTTGATTGCAGGAGGTTTCAAAGCAGGAACATCACCACTCATAGATACAGACAAAATTGCCATGACATACATGCAGATGCAATTAGATTTTAAAATGAGGCAAGAGCTAGACGAAGTTCTGGGGCCAATTGACTATATTGCATCAAGAAGAACAAAACAATTGATTATCAGCGTACCAATAGGTGATAACTTGGTGCTCATTTCAGCAGAGCCTGATGCAGATGATAAAAAAATAATCAAAAAGGCAGAAGAATTGTTTGATGATATATCGATATCGGAAGTTAATTTAAAAAATAAAAAATTATTTTGTAAGTACTAG
- a CDS encoding cation:proton antiporter, translated as MSFESILFIAVLVIASKLGGELLHRIGQPTILGNVIAGIIVGPTFLALVHPIEAIELFVSIGVFFLFFLIGLEEIDVAGLFKVMKGKIFAGAAVAFLIPFLVAGIFGLAIDMNFIQSFAIASVIAASSLGVTAKVLSDLGKLKSTIGLEIFTVTAIVEFIAIIFVSVFIQIDTSSETPEISEMLWLFAKMVIFFGVAAFLSVYGLPQFFRLIKNHLRVQAAYFGIVIGMILLVAYFAEISGVHGAIGALLLGIAVSRMTRDEYHEISKNISAIGYGLFIPIFFAGIGLHFSLAFLDLEWWIIAVFLIIMTGVKFLSSYIAVRIAKMRPATTVAYGVMSKGAVDLALMLSLLQAEIMDNKIFSLLVLGTLITMIISSVELQRKLKKITPFKVGASELGLSAFYFRKVVSDTPAMAVINTDFSKTTPDITIKEFTENNTVTKKPFLVFDDDRLVGLVSKREINKSHKQTRDLTTVGDVMYKKFHAVLPDEYLFSVIQKMNSHPFDMIPVVDPVDGKVIGIITDEAIMNLLTETKKV; from the coding sequence TTGTCATTTGAATCTATTTTATTTATAGCAGTATTAGTTATTGCCTCAAAACTTGGGGGCGAACTACTTCATAGAATTGGGCAGCCTACAATTCTTGGAAATGTAATAGCAGGAATAATTGTAGGTCCTACTTTTTTGGCGTTAGTACATCCAATTGAAGCAATAGAACTTTTTGTTTCTATAGGTGTGTTCTTTTTGTTTTTTTTAATTGGTCTTGAAGAGATTGATGTTGCTGGTTTGTTCAAAGTAATGAAAGGTAAAATTTTCGCCGGGGCCGCAGTTGCATTTTTAATTCCTTTTTTGGTTGCAGGTATTTTTGGATTGGCAATAGATATGAACTTCATCCAATCTTTCGCTATTGCAAGTGTAATAGCTGCATCAAGTTTGGGTGTTACTGCAAAAGTACTAAGTGATCTTGGAAAATTAAAATCCACGATCGGTCTTGAAATTTTTACTGTTACTGCAATTGTAGAGTTTATAGCAATTATTTTTGTCAGTGTATTTATTCAAATAGATACAAGCTCAGAAACTCCTGAGATTTCAGAGATGTTGTGGTTGTTTGCCAAGATGGTAATTTTCTTTGGAGTTGCTGCATTTCTTTCAGTGTATGGATTACCACAGTTTTTCAGATTGATTAAAAATCATCTTCGTGTACAGGCGGCATATTTTGGAATAGTAATTGGAATGATTCTACTTGTTGCATATTTTGCAGAAATAAGTGGAGTACATGGTGCAATCGGTGCACTCCTTTTAGGAATTGCAGTTTCTAGGATGACTAGGGATGAATATCACGAAATTTCAAAAAATATCAGTGCAATCGGGTATGGACTTTTCATCCCAATATTTTTTGCTGGAATAGGTCTTCATTTCAGCCTTGCATTCTTGGATTTGGAATGGTGGATTATTGCCGTCTTTCTAATAATTATGACTGGTGTCAAGTTTTTGAGTTCGTATATTGCAGTACGTATTGCAAAAATGCGACCTGCAACGACTGTCGCATATGGCGTAATGTCAAAAGGTGCAGTTGATCTGGCCTTGATGTTGTCTTTGCTTCAAGCAGAAATCATGGATAACAAGATATTTTCTCTTTTGGTTCTTGGCACTCTTATTACTATGATTATTTCAAGTGTTGAACTTCAACGTAAATTAAAGAAAATTACTCCCTTTAAGGTTGGGGCATCAGAACTTGGTTTATCTGCATTTTATTTCAGAAAAGTTGTATCTGACACTCCTGCAATGGCAGTAATTAATACTGACTTTTCTAAAACAACCCCTGATATTACAATTAAAGAATTTACTGAAAATAATACAGTAACAAAAAAACCATTTCTTGTTTTTGATGATGATAGACTTGTAGGGCTAGTATCAAAGCGAGAAATAAACAAATCTCATAAACAAACAAGAGATTTGACCACTGTTGGTGATGTAATGTATAAAAAATTCCATGCTGTATTGCCTGATGAATATCTATTTTCTGTAATTCAAAAGATGAACTCACATCCATTTGACATGATACCTGTCGTTGATCCTGTTGATGGGAAGGTTATTGGAATAATTACAGATGAGGCAATCATGAATCTGTTAACTGAAACTAAAAAAGTTTAA
- a CDS encoding prohibitin family protein translates to MSKYQSPKVNVNMSAAKGVAVAIVLLIIIGVVATASVKIVDSGHRGVLLHWSAVDLTQPPLDEGLHFVVPFQDEVVNIEVRTLKYASDARSASRDLQTVETTVTVNYHPDKEAVHRLYKNLGLDYENRVIQPAIEETVKQVTAKYNAEELITKRPLVKQDIEAAITERLNQFEVITDVISITDFEFSPLFAQAIESKVEAEQNALRAENDLRRIEVEARQTEANAVGLANANIAEAKGEAEAIAIINRALAENPNYLDWLKTQAWDGKLPLVVGEGGTPFIQIPVKP, encoded by the coding sequence TTGTCAAAATATCAATCTCCTAAAGTTAATGTGAACATGAGTGCAGCAAAAGGTGTTGCAGTTGCAATTGTTCTTCTTATAATTATTGGTGTAGTCGCAACAGCTTCTGTAAAAATTGTTGATTCTGGTCACAGGGGGGTTCTATTGCATTGGAGTGCAGTTGATCTTACACAGCCCCCACTTGATGAAGGATTGCATTTTGTAGTTCCATTCCAAGATGAAGTTGTTAACATTGAAGTTCGTACACTAAAGTATGCAAGTGATGCCCGTAGTGCATCAAGAGACTTGCAAACAGTTGAAACAACTGTAACTGTAAACTACCACCCAGACAAAGAGGCAGTGCACAGACTATACAAGAATTTAGGACTTGATTACGAAAACAGGGTAATTCAGCCAGCAATAGAAGAAACAGTAAAACAAGTAACTGCAAAGTATAACGCTGAAGAATTAATTACAAAAAGACCTCTAGTTAAACAAGACATCGAAGCTGCAATCACTGAAAGATTGAATCAATTCGAAGTTATAACAGATGTAATTTCAATTACAGATTTTGAATTTTCACCATTATTTGCTCAAGCAATTGAATCTAAAGTAGAAGCAGAACAAAATGCACTTAGAGCAGAAAATGACTTGAGAAGGATTGAAGTTGAAGCAAGACAGACAGAAGCCAATGCAGTTGGTTTGGCAAACGCAAACATTGCAGAAGCCAAAGGTGAAGCAGAAGCAATTGCCATTATTAACAGAGCACTTGCCGAGAATCCAAACTATTTGGATTGGCTAAAGACCCAAGCATGGGATGGTAAACTACCACTAGTGGTAGGTGAAGGCGGAACACCATTTATTCAAATTCCAGTAAAGCCTTAA
- a CDS encoding methyltransferase domain-containing protein — protein sequence MLESSLEFLRCVRCGSKLELNAFKLDKEIEEGILECKKCNLEFPIIDKIPVLWDDFTAYISPRKKLGSKLYQSLENQHLKKFLKSSLSKNPHNEDRTELEERWSKIYENSRNSKFYSLIKGSIDNLPKSDLVLEHGCSIGIMTSYLADSNKMVFGVDRSFSALQIAKKSYKNNLDYFIADSLSSVFGKLQFSLILALNILELIEPMELLKHMSKQISSGYLVISEPYDFDRGTNSVRKPLDEFTLRTTLNEFDFKITAKTKKPSYLPWNLKLNPRATLNYKVDFIIGKK from the coding sequence ATGTTAGAATCCAGTCTTGAATTTTTAAGATGTGTCAGATGTGGTTCAAAATTAGAATTAAACGCATTCAAACTAGATAAAGAAATTGAAGAAGGAATACTAGAATGCAAAAAATGTAATCTGGAATTTCCAATCATTGATAAAATACCTGTCTTGTGGGATGATTTTACTGCATATATCTCACCTCGTAAAAAATTAGGAAGCAAACTATACCAATCACTTGAAAATCAACACCTCAAGAAATTCTTAAAATCGTCTTTGTCAAAAAATCCCCATAACGAAGACAGAACGGAACTAGAAGAAAGATGGTCTAAAATATATGAAAATAGTAGGAATTCAAAATTCTATTCCCTTATAAAAGGCAGTATTGACAATTTACCAAAATCTGATCTTGTACTGGAACATGGTTGTTCAATTGGAATTATGACTTCGTATTTAGCTGATTCTAACAAAATGGTTTTTGGAGTAGATAGATCATTTAGTGCGTTACAAATTGCAAAAAAATCTTACAAAAACAATCTTGATTATTTTATAGCTGATTCATTATCTTCTGTATTTGGAAAATTACAGTTTAGTTTGATTTTGGCGTTAAATATTTTGGAATTAATTGAACCAATGGAGTTGCTAAAACATATGTCAAAACAAATTTCATCTGGCTATTTGGTGATCTCTGAACCTTATGACTTTGATAGGGGAACAAACTCTGTTAGAAAACCTCTTGATGAATTTACATTACGCACAACTTTGAATGAGTTTGATTTCAAAATAACTGCAAAAACAAAAAAACCTTCATACCTGCCTTGGAATTTAAAACTCAATCCACGAGCAACTCTGAATTATAAAGTTGATTTTATAATAGGAAAAAAATAG
- a CDS encoding SirB1 family protein, whose product MEEKFDPLVAEWMSFVKNPNFNLVEKCLKFAQIIEYPDLNIDEYIEKINRIGKSLKESISDVRNPTYLISMLNEHLFENLGFSGDDEDYYNPKNNFLNEVIDKKTGLPITISILYAEIAKFIGLDLKIVGFPSHILVKYNEEMILDPFYDGRLLDIDDLQDILDVNYGGQLEFQPEFLDEVKPEQILVRLTRNLKNSYVQSFVYEKALRCVNMVLAIEPESAEDIRDKGIIEDRLQNPEIALKYLNKYLEINPNAEDVDFILELIRSIKTKN is encoded by the coding sequence TTGGAAGAAAAATTTGATCCGTTGGTTGCAGAATGGATGTCATTTGTAAAAAATCCAAATTTCAACTTGGTTGAAAAGTGTCTAAAATTTGCGCAAATTATAGAATATCCAGATCTGAATATTGATGAATACATAGAAAAAATAAACAGGATTGGAAAATCTCTAAAAGAATCAATCAGTGATGTAAGGAATCCAACATATTTGATTTCGATGTTAAATGAACATCTCTTTGAGAATCTAGGTTTTAGTGGAGATGATGAAGACTATTACAATCCAAAAAATAATTTTCTAAACGAAGTTATCGATAAGAAAACAGGTCTACCAATTACTATTTCAATTCTATATGCAGAAATTGCAAAGTTCATTGGATTGGATCTTAAGATTGTAGGATTTCCTAGCCACATATTGGTAAAATACAATGAAGAGATGATTTTAGATCCATTTTATGATGGACGGTTGTTGGACATTGACGACTTGCAAGATATTCTGGATGTAAATTATGGAGGCCAACTAGAATTTCAACCAGAATTTCTTGATGAAGTAAAACCAGAACAGATTCTTGTAAGATTAACTCGTAACTTAAAAAATTCTTATGTTCAATCATTTGTATATGAGAAAGCATTACGATGTGTCAATATGGTTTTGGCAATAGAACCAGAATCAGCTGAAGACATTAGAGATAAAGGAATTATAGAAGACAGACTACAAAATCCAGAAATTGCTTTAAAATATCTGAATAAATATTTAGAAATCAATCCAAATGCGGAAGATGTAGACTTTATTTTAGAATTGATTAGAAGTATAAAGACAAAAAATTAA
- a CDS encoding metallophosphoesterase family protein, whose protein sequence is MQIVQISDLHVGSQFLQEKFDILVNEVNDLNPDVIVITGDLTNEGLMKEYEECKSLLSKFNTKKIITISGNHDYRNTGYLLFKKFFPFETVNELGDDVVLVTVGTARPDRNEGEVGYRQNLWLERTMKKYKDRVKIVAMHHHLIAIPDTGSDQLTVVDAGDVLRTVLDSKVDVVLCGHKHRPWAWNFRSLTVVNAGTATSERVRGFFENTYNILTINDKKVQVDLKIVGGKRLPIDEIVNNYSQFPDE, encoded by the coding sequence ATGCAGATTGTTCAAATCTCTGATCTACATGTTGGCTCTCAATTTTTACAAGAAAAATTTGATATTTTAGTTAATGAAGTAAATGATCTAAATCCAGATGTAATTGTAATTACTGGTGATTTGACTAATGAAGGATTGATGAAAGAATATGAAGAATGTAAATCATTACTATCTAAATTTAACACTAAAAAAATTATCACCATAAGTGGAAATCATGATTATAGAAACACTGGTTATTTGTTATTCAAAAAATTTTTTCCATTTGAAACTGTAAATGAGTTAGGTGATGATGTTGTCTTAGTTACTGTTGGTACTGCTAGACCTGATAGAAATGAAGGTGAAGTTGGGTATAGGCAAAACTTGTGGTTAGAAAGAACTATGAAAAAATACAAAGACAGGGTAAAGATTGTTGCAATGCATCACCACTTGATTGCAATTCCTGATACTGGTTCTGATCAACTTACAGTCGTTGATGCAGGTGATGTTCTTAGAACAGTTTTAGATTCTAAAGTAGATGTGGTATTGTGTGGACATAAGCATAGACCATGGGCTTGGAATTTTAGATCACTTACTGTAGTAAATGCAGGAACAGCTACATCTGAACGAGTTCGTGGGTTTTTTGAGAATACCTACAATATTCTTACAATTAATGACAAAAAAGTTCAAGTGGATCTCAAAATTGTAGGTGGAAAAAGACTTCCAATTGATGAAATTGTGAATAATTATAGCCAATTTCCAGACGAGTGA
- a CDS encoding isocitrate/isopropylmalate dehydrogenase family protein — protein sequence MSKKAAVMKGDGIGPEVVDSMLKVLKECNFQSELILCEAGSEQWDKNGRKDASYIPDATMKTLEEADCCFKGPTTTIPVPGAPRSVAVTLRQKFDLYANIRPTKTYDRLTPDRKLDCVCFREATEGLYTGVEAKITDDAAIAIRKITRHGSRRLVDSAVDWANKFNMKKMVAITKRNILKQTDGIFWDETQKAVEGTGIELSEIYIDNMAQQMVIATEQFNGAVLVSTNLFMDIISELASALVGSIGLIYSANIGDNYAMFEAAHGSAPQFTGQNKVNPTATVLSGAWMADYMGEREIRDAIFDATEKVINEGKVVTWDIGGNASTTQMTDAIITYAKENLRK from the coding sequence TTGAGTAAAAAAGCAGCAGTAATGAAGGGGGATGGTATCGGACCCGAAGTCGTAGATTCAATGTTAAAAGTCCTAAAGGAATGTAACTTTCAATCAGAATTGATCCTGTGTGAAGCAGGCTCAGAACAATGGGACAAAAATGGTAGAAAAGATGCATCATACATTCCTGATGCAACCATGAAAACATTGGAAGAGGCTGACTGCTGTTTCAAAGGACCTACTACAACAATCCCAGTTCCAGGTGCACCTAGAAGTGTTGCAGTAACATTAAGACAGAAATTTGATCTCTATGCAAATATCAGACCTACTAAAACTTATGATAGATTAACACCAGATAGAAAGCTTGATTGTGTATGTTTTCGAGAAGCTACAGAAGGATTGTACACAGGAGTAGAAGCGAAAATCACAGATGATGCAGCAATTGCAATTAGAAAAATTACAAGACATGGAAGTAGAAGATTGGTTGATTCAGCAGTAGATTGGGCGAATAAATTTAACATGAAAAAAATGGTTGCGATTACAAAAAGAAATATCCTAAAACAGACAGATGGAATATTTTGGGATGAAACACAAAAAGCAGTAGAAGGAACTGGAATAGAATTATCTGAAATCTACATAGATAACATGGCACAGCAAATGGTAATTGCGACTGAACAGTTTAATGGTGCAGTATTAGTGAGTACCAATTTATTTATGGATATTATTTCTGAGCTTGCATCAGCTCTTGTTGGTTCAATTGGATTAATTTATTCTGCAAACATTGGAGACAATTATGCAATGTTTGAGGCAGCACATGGAAGTGCACCACAATTTACAGGACAGAACAAAGTAAATCCTACTGCAACCGTTCTATCAGGAGCTTGGATGGCAGATTATATGGGTGAAAGGGAAATTAGGGACGCAATATTTGATGCAACTGAAAAAGTAATCAATGAAGGAAAAGTAGTGACTTGGGATATTGGAGGTAATGCATCAACTACACAGATGACAGATGCGATTATCACATATGCAAAAGAAAATCTTAGAAAGTAA
- a CDS encoding HemK2/MTQ2 family protein methyltransferase, producing MQTKFSKNDEYPPSEDTFFIANNIENERGNYALDVGSGSGYLTKLLSDNFSFVVGTDVNCNVLQHQTSYKTNNLICCNGSDALKIKFDFIVCNLPYLATNEIIDVATDGGSEGFEIPKKIFDSIINNLAESGKFIFVTSSLSNYQKLIDYVERLGLKTRIMAKKKLFFEELILVETTW from the coding sequence TTGCAAACAAAATTCTCGAAAAATGACGAGTATCCTCCTTCTGAGGATACTTTTTTCATAGCAAATAATATCGAAAATGAAAGAGGAAACTATGCTTTAGATGTTGGAAGTGGCTCTGGATATCTCACCAAATTACTTTCTGATAATTTTTCATTTGTAGTTGGCACTGATGTCAATTGTAACGTATTACAACATCAAACTTCTTACAAAACAAATAATCTGATTTGTTGTAATGGTTCAGATGCATTAAAAATTAAATTTGATTTTATTGTATGTAATCTGCCTTATCTTGCAACTAATGAAATAATAGATGTTGCAACAGATGGCGGTTCAGAAGGATTTGAAATTCCTAAAAAAATATTTGATTCTATAATTAATAACCTGGCTGAAAGTGGAAAATTTATCTTTGTTACATCTTCTTTGTCAAATTACCAAAAATTGATTGATTATGTTGAGAGATTAGGCCTGAAAACTCGAATAATGGCAAAAAAGAAACTATTCTTTGAGGAATTGATTCTTGTAGAAACCACCTGGTGA
- a CDS encoding ribosomal RNA small subunit methyltransferase A gives MIKRKKLGQHFLNSDSIAKSIISEAKITKNDTVFEIGTGQGILTPMLCEKAGKVISVDVDETLVRNAKSKFSHFDNLVLKSGDGLKKKDSFTIFVSNLPYSRSKDAIEWLAQTSFSHGVIMVQKEFADKLLAKSSKNRKAISIIATHAFNIIHISKVGKNNFSPPPKIDSVILKITKKNNLSKDLIQTINKIFSYRRKTVKNILKQFDKESMIDKRVDDLSGDEIINLANKILEK, from the coding sequence ATGATAAAAAGAAAAAAACTTGGACAACACTTTCTAAACTCTGATTCTATAGCAAAATCCATCATTTCTGAAGCAAAAATCACAAAAAATGACACTGTGTTTGAGATTGGAACTGGCCAGGGAATTCTCACTCCTATGTTATGTGAAAAGGCTGGTAAAGTAATCTCAGTTGATGTTGATGAAACATTAGTAAGAAACGCTAAATCCAAATTTTCTCACTTTGATAATCTTGTTTTAAAATCTGGAGATGGTTTAAAGAAAAAAGATAGTTTCACTATTTTTGTATCTAATCTTCCATATTCTAGGAGTAAGGATGCAATTGAGTGGTTGGCACAAACATCTTTTTCCCATGGGGTGATAATGGTTCAAAAAGAATTTGCTGACAAATTACTTGCAAAATCATCCAAAAATAGAAAAGCAATAAGCATTATAGCAACTCATGCATTTAATATAATTCATATATCTAAAGTAGGAAAGAATAATTTCTCTCCTCCCCCAAAAATTGATTCTGTTATTCTTAAAATAACTAAAAAAAACAATCTAAGTAAAGATCTTATTCAAACAATCAATAAAATATTTTCATATAGAAGAAAAACTGTTAAAAATATTTTAAAACAATTTGATAAAGAGTCTATGATAGATAAACGAGTAGATGATCTTTCAGGAGATGAAATTATTAATCTTGCAAACAAAATTCTCGAAAAATGA
- a CDS encoding DUF655 domain-containing protein, protein MYRAQPPARKYEEYAYVLDFNTRGKSSTVKGREGIIITAIGEDRLTLLEILGIPNSTFEIGEKIYIGKEGRTKVLSVLGKMDYARISSSAQSELESVVEKIVTNNEEKFVTYLNNAQPLTPRIHALELIPGIGKTYMKTMLEEREQKKFESYQDLQDRVGFKEPIKHISERILDEITGESRMNLFVKR, encoded by the coding sequence TTGTATCGGGCACAACCCCCAGCTAGAAAGTATGAAGAATATGCATATGTTTTGGATTTCAACACTAGAGGCAAGTCATCTACTGTAAAAGGTAGAGAAGGAATTATCATTACTGCAATTGGTGAAGACAGACTAACTCTTTTAGAAATTCTTGGAATTCCAAACTCCACCTTTGAAATTGGAGAGAAAATCTATATCGGAAAAGAAGGCAGAACAAAAGTTCTATCTGTTTTAGGAAAGATGGACTATGCTCGAATATCCTCCTCTGCACAAAGTGAATTGGAATCAGTAGTTGAAAAAATTGTAACTAATAATGAGGAAAAATTTGTAACCTATCTAAACAATGCACAACCTCTAACACCTAGAATTCACGCATTGGAATTAATTCCTGGAATTGGAAAAACATACATGAAAACAATGCTTGAGGAACGAGAACAAAAAAAGTTTGAAAGCTATCAGGATTTACAAGATCGTGTTGGATTTAAAGAACCAATTAAACACATTTCAGAAAGAATCTTGGATGAAATTACTGGTGAAAGTAGAATGAATCTCTTCGTTAAGAGATGA
- a CDS encoding RNA polymerase Rpb4, whose product MEEVKKKQAISLSEVKEILGKVDVEEMDQIQRWTYDYVSKFVSIESKDAKEMKKRLIKECELTEDEAVEIVNIRPTSLAELRSFTFGWKKLILAETLEKMLKIIKEHS is encoded by the coding sequence ATGGAAGAAGTAAAAAAGAAACAAGCCATCTCACTTTCAGAAGTTAAAGAAATTTTAGGTAAAGTTGATGTCGAAGAAATGGATCAAATCCAACGTTGGACTTATGATTATGTTTCAAAATTTGTATCTATTGAATCAAAAGATGCAAAAGAAATGAAAAAACGACTAATCAAAGAATGTGAATTAACAGAAGACGAAGCTGTTGAAATAGTAAACATTAGACCAACAAGTTTGGCAGAACTACGTTCCTTTACCTTTGGTTGGAAAAAATTAATTCTTGCTGAGACACTAGAAAAAATGCTCAAGATAATCAAGGAGCATTCGTAA
- a CDS encoding 50S ribosomal protein L21e: MATKKSSGRSHGFKHKSRSVMKKKAPRGVSFLLREYKEGQQALVIIDPRQHKGLPHRRYHGKVGMITKVGRRAITLDVKLGDKSKTLITRLDHIKPFGV; the protein is encoded by the coding sequence ATGGCAACTAAGAAATCTTCTGGTCGTTCACATGGATTTAAACATAAATCAAGATCTGTAATGAAGAAAAAGGCCCCAAGAGGAGTCTCATTTTTGTTACGTGAATACAAAGAAGGTCAACAAGCACTTGTCATTATTGATCCAAGACAGCACAAAGGATTACCACATAGACGATACCATGGTAAAGTAGGTATGATTACAAAAGTTGGTAGACGTGCTATTACATTAGATGTAAAACTAGGTGATAAATCGAAAACCTTAATCACTAGATTGGATCACATTAAACCATTCGGTGTATAA